In Choloepus didactylus isolate mChoDid1 chromosome 18, mChoDid1.pri, whole genome shotgun sequence, a single genomic region encodes these proteins:
- the ATP2A3 gene encoding sarcoplasmic/endoplasmic reticulum calcium ATPase 3 isoform X3 — protein sequence MEEAHLLPAADVLRRFSVTAEDGLSPAQVTRARERYGPNELPTEEGKSLWELVLEQFEDLLVRILLLAALVSFVLAWFEEGEETTTAFVEPLVIVLILAANAIVGVWQERNAESAIEALKEYEPEMGKVIRLDRRGVQRIRARDIVPGDIVEVAVGDKVPADLRLIEIKSTTLRVDQSILTGESVSVSKHTDAIPDPRAVNQDKKNMLFSGTNVASGKAVGVAVATGLHTELGKIRSQMVAVEPERTPLQRKLDEFGRQLSRTISMICVAVWVINIGHFADPAHGGSWLRGAVYYFKIAVALAVAAIPEGLPAVITTCLALGTRRMARKNAIVRSLPSVETLGCTSVICSDKTGTLTTNQMSVCQMFVVAEATAAGPCHLHEFTISGTTYAPEGEVRQGERPVRCGQFDGLVELATICALCNDSALDYNEAKGVYEKVGEATETALTCLVEKMNVFDTDLQALSRVERAGACNAVIKQLMRKEFTLEFSRDRKSMSVYCTPTRPTPAAQGSKMFVKGAPESVIERCSSVRVGSRTVPLNTTSREQILAKIRDWGSGSDTLRCLALATRDTPPRKEDMQLDDCSKFVQYETDLTFVGCVGMLDPPRPEVAACIVRCRQAGIRVVMITGDNKGTAVAICRRLGIFRDMEDVAGKAYTGREFDDLSPEQQRHACRVACCFARVEPAHKSRIVENLQSFNEVTAMTGDGVNDAPALKKAEIGIAMGSGTAVAKSAAEMVLSDDNFASIVAAVEEGRAIYSNMKQFIRYLISSNVGEVVCIFLTAILGLPEALIPVQLLWVNLVTDGLPATALGFNPPDLDIMEKQPRNPREALISGWLFFRYLAIGVYVGLATVAAATWWFLYDAEGPRVTFYQLRNFLKCSPENPLFAGIDCEVFESRFPTTMALSVLVTIEMCNALNSVSENQSLLRMPPWLNPWLLAAVAMSMALHFLILLVPPLPLIFQVTPLSGRQWVVVLQISLPVILLDEALKYLSRKHTDGECEAQTLTLPASAPRLRGHRDPVFRVACWTADGEGPKQDGDRRKGPEVSAWSRVESPMCTSD from the exons ATGGAGGAGGCGCACCTGCTCCCGGCCGCCGACGTGCTGCGCCGCTTCTCGGTGACAGCCGAGGACGGCCTGAGCCCGGCGCAGGTGACCCGCGCGCGGGAGCGTTACGGCCCCAACG AGCTCCCGACCGAAGAAG GGAAGTCCTTGTGGGAGCTGGTGCTGGAGCAGTTTGAGGACCTCCTGGTGCGCATCCTGCTGCTGGCTGCACTGGTGTCCTTC GTCTTAGCCTGGTTCGAGGAGGGTGAAGAGACCACGACAGCCTTCGTGGAGCCCTTGGTCATCGTGCTGATCCTCGCGGCCAATGCAATCGTGGGCGTGTGGCAG GAACGCAATGCCGAGAGTGCCATCGAGGCCCTGAAGGAGTACGAGCCCGAGATGGGCAAGGTGATCCGCTTGGACCGCAGGGGCGTGCAGAGGATCCGCGCCCGGGACATCGTCCCTGGAGACATCGTGGAAGTGGCAG TGGGGGACAAAGTGCCTGCCGACCTCCGCCTCATCGAGATCAAGTCCACCACGCTGAGAGTCGACCAGTCTATCCTGACGG GTGAATCTGTGTCCGTGTCCAAGCACACAGATGCCATCCCAGACCCCAGAGCCGTGAATCAGGACAAGAAGAACATGCTGTTCTCC GGCACCAACGTGGCATCGGGCAAGGCAGTGGGTGTGGCAGTGGCCACGGGCCTGCACACAGAGCTGGGCAAGATCCGGAGCCAGATGGTGGCAGTAGAGCCAGAGCGGACGCCGCTGCAGCGAAAGCTGGACGAGTTTGGGCGGCAGCTGTCCCGCACCATCTCCATGATCTGTGTGGCCGTGTGGGTCATCAACATTGGCCACTTCGCCGACCCGGCCCACGGCGGCTCCTGGCTCCGCGGCGCTGTCTACTACTTCAAGATCGCCGTGGCCCTGGCCGTGGCTGCCATCCCCGAGGGCCTCCCAGCTGTCATCACTACGTGCCTGGCACTGGGCACGCGGCGCATGGCGCGCAAGAACGCCATCGTGCGGAGCCTGCCCTCCGTGGAGACCCTGGGCTGCACCTCAGTCATCTGCTCTGACAAGACGGGCACGCTCACCACCAACCAGATGTCCGTCTGCCAG ATGTTCGTGGTGGCCGAGGCCACGGCCGCCGGCCCCTGCCACTTGCACGAGTTCACCATCTCGGGCACCACGTACGCCCCTGAGGGCGAAGT GCGGCAGGGGGAGCGGCCGGTGCGCTGTGGGCAGTTCGACGGGCTGGTGGAGCTGGCAACCATCTGTGCCCTGTGCAACGACTCGGCGTTGGACTACAACGAG GCCAAGGGCGTATATGAGAAGGTGGGAGAGGCCACAGAGACGGCTCTGACGTGCCTGGTGGAGAAGATGAACGTATTTGACACCGACCTGCAGGCCCTGTCCCGGGTGGAGCGAGCTGGCGCCTGCAATGCA GTCATCAAGCAGCTCATGCGGAAGGAGTTCACTCTCGAGTTCTCCCGGGACCGGAAGTCCATGTCAGTGTACTGCACGCCCACCCGCCCcaccccagcagcccagggcagcAAGATGTTTGTGAAG GGGGCTCCAGAGAGTGTGATCGAGCGCTGCAGCTCAGTCCGCGTGGGGAGCCGCACAGTGCCCCTGAACACCACCTCCAGGGAGCAGATCCTGGCAAAGATCCGGGACTGGGGGTCAGGTTCAGACACACTGCGCTGCCTGGCCCTGGCCACCCGGGACACGCCCCCAAGGAAGGAGGACATGCAGCTGGATGACTGCAGCAAGTTCGTGCAGTACGAG ACGGACCTGACCTTCGTGGGCTGCGTGGGCATGCTGGACCCGCCACGGCCTGAGGTGGCTGCTTGTATTGTCCGCTGCCGCCAGGCGGGCATCCGTGTGGTCATGATCACAGGGGACAACAAAGGCACGGCTGTGGCCATCTGCCGCCGGCTTGGCATCTTCAGGGATATGGAGGACGTGGCGGGCAAGGCCTACACAGGCCGCGAATTCGATGACCTCAGCCCCGAGCAGCAGCGCCATGCCTGCCGGGTGGCCTGCTGCTTCGCCCGCGTGGAGCCTGCACACAAGTCCCGCATCGTGGAGAACCTGCAGTCCTTTAATGAGGTCACCGCCATG ACGGGTGACGGGGTGAATGATGCACCAGCTCTGAAGAAAGCAGAGATCGGCATTGCCATGGGCTCTGGCACAGCTGTGGCCAAGTCGGCAGCAGAGATGGTGCTGTCGGATGACAACTTTGCCTCCATCGTGGCTGCAGTGGAGGAGGGCCGGGCCATCTACAGCAACATGAAGCAATTCATCCGCTACCTCATCTCCTCCAACGTTGGAGAGGTCGTCTG CATCTTCCTCACGGCAATTCTGGGCCTGCCCGAAGCCCTGATCCCCGTGCAGCTGCTCTGGGTAAACCTGGTGACAGATGGCCTACCTGCCACAGCCCTGGGCTTCAACCCACCAGACCTGGACATCATGGAGAAGCAGCCCCGGAACCCCCGCGAGGCCCTCATCAGTGGATGGCTCTTCTTCCGCTATCTGGCCATTGGAG TGTACGTAGGCCTGGCCACAGTGGCTGCTGCCACCTGGTGGTTCCTGTATGATGCGGAAGGACCTCGCGTCACCTTCTACCAGCTG AGGAACTTCCTGAAGTGCTCCCCGGAAAACCCGCTCTTTGCCGGCATTGACTGTGAGGTCTTCGAGTCCCGTTTCCCCACGACCATGGCCTTGTCAGTGCTGGTGACCATTGAGATGTGCAACGCCCTCAACAG CGTCTCCGAGAACCAGTCGCTGCTGCGGATGCCGCCCTGGCTGAACCCCTGGCTGCTGGCGGCCGTGGCCATGTCCATGGCCCTGCACTTCCTCATCCTGCTTGTGCCACCCTTGCCT CTCATTTTCCAGGTGACCCCACTGAGCGGGCGCCAGTGGGTGGTGGTGCTCCAGATATCTCTGCCCGTCATCCTGCTTGACGAGGCCCTCAAGTACCTGTCCCGAAAGCACACAGATGGTGAGTGTGAGGCCCAGACCCTCACCCTGCCCGCCTCGGCCCCCAGGCTGCGTGGACACCGAG ACCCTGTGTTCCGCGTTGCTTGCTGGACAGCGGATGGAGAGGGCCCCAAGCAGGATGGGGACAG AAGAAAAGGACCGGAAGTGAGTGCCTGGAGCAGAGTAGAATCTCCAATGTGTACCTCAGACTGA
- the ATP2A3 gene encoding sarcoplasmic/endoplasmic reticulum calcium ATPase 3 isoform X5, with product MEEAHLLPAADVLRRFSVTAEDGLSPAQVTRARERYGPNELPTEEGKSLWELVLEQFEDLLVRILLLAALVSFVLAWFEEGEETTTAFVEPLVIVLILAANAIVGVWQERNAESAIEALKEYEPEMGKVIRLDRRGVQRIRARDIVPGDIVEVAVGDKVPADLRLIEIKSTTLRVDQSILTGESVSVSKHTDAIPDPRAVNQDKKNMLFSGTNVASGKAVGVAVATGLHTELGKIRSQMVAVEPERTPLQRKLDEFGRQLSRTISMICVAVWVINIGHFADPAHGGSWLRGAVYYFKIAVALAVAAIPEGLPAVITTCLALGTRRMARKNAIVRSLPSVETLGCTSVICSDKTGTLTTNQMSVCQMFVVAEATAAGPCHLHEFTISGTTYAPEGEVRQGERPVRCGQFDGLVELATICALCNDSALDYNEAKGVYEKVGEATETALTCLVEKMNVFDTDLQALSRVERAGACNAVIKQLMRKEFTLEFSRDRKSMSVYCTPTRPTPAAQGSKMFVKGAPESVIERCSSVRVGSRTVPLNTTSREQILAKIRDWGSGSDTLRCLALATRDTPPRKEDMQLDDCSKFVQYETDLTFVGCVGMLDPPRPEVAACIVRCRQAGIRVVMITGDNKGTAVAICRRLGIFRDMEDVAGKAYTGREFDDLSPEQQRHACRVACCFARVEPAHKSRIVENLQSFNEVTAMTGDGVNDAPALKKAEIGIAMGSGTAVAKSAAEMVLSDDNFASIVAAVEEGRAIYSNMKQFIRYLISSNVGEVVCIFLTAILGLPEALIPVQLLWVNLVTDGLPATALGFNPPDLDIMEKQPRNPREALISGWLFFRYLAIGVYVGLATVAAATWWFLYDAEGPRVTFYQLRNFLKCSPENPLFAGIDCEVFESRFPTTMALSVLVTIEMCNALNSVSENQSLLRMPPWLNPWLLAAVAMSMALHFLILLVPPLPLIFQVTPLSGRQWVVVLQISLPVILLDEALKYLSRKHTDGECEAQTLTLPASAPRLRGHRDPVFRVACWTADGEGPKQDGDRKGPEVSAWSRVESPMCTSD from the exons ATGGAGGAGGCGCACCTGCTCCCGGCCGCCGACGTGCTGCGCCGCTTCTCGGTGACAGCCGAGGACGGCCTGAGCCCGGCGCAGGTGACCCGCGCGCGGGAGCGTTACGGCCCCAACG AGCTCCCGACCGAAGAAG GGAAGTCCTTGTGGGAGCTGGTGCTGGAGCAGTTTGAGGACCTCCTGGTGCGCATCCTGCTGCTGGCTGCACTGGTGTCCTTC GTCTTAGCCTGGTTCGAGGAGGGTGAAGAGACCACGACAGCCTTCGTGGAGCCCTTGGTCATCGTGCTGATCCTCGCGGCCAATGCAATCGTGGGCGTGTGGCAG GAACGCAATGCCGAGAGTGCCATCGAGGCCCTGAAGGAGTACGAGCCCGAGATGGGCAAGGTGATCCGCTTGGACCGCAGGGGCGTGCAGAGGATCCGCGCCCGGGACATCGTCCCTGGAGACATCGTGGAAGTGGCAG TGGGGGACAAAGTGCCTGCCGACCTCCGCCTCATCGAGATCAAGTCCACCACGCTGAGAGTCGACCAGTCTATCCTGACGG GTGAATCTGTGTCCGTGTCCAAGCACACAGATGCCATCCCAGACCCCAGAGCCGTGAATCAGGACAAGAAGAACATGCTGTTCTCC GGCACCAACGTGGCATCGGGCAAGGCAGTGGGTGTGGCAGTGGCCACGGGCCTGCACACAGAGCTGGGCAAGATCCGGAGCCAGATGGTGGCAGTAGAGCCAGAGCGGACGCCGCTGCAGCGAAAGCTGGACGAGTTTGGGCGGCAGCTGTCCCGCACCATCTCCATGATCTGTGTGGCCGTGTGGGTCATCAACATTGGCCACTTCGCCGACCCGGCCCACGGCGGCTCCTGGCTCCGCGGCGCTGTCTACTACTTCAAGATCGCCGTGGCCCTGGCCGTGGCTGCCATCCCCGAGGGCCTCCCAGCTGTCATCACTACGTGCCTGGCACTGGGCACGCGGCGCATGGCGCGCAAGAACGCCATCGTGCGGAGCCTGCCCTCCGTGGAGACCCTGGGCTGCACCTCAGTCATCTGCTCTGACAAGACGGGCACGCTCACCACCAACCAGATGTCCGTCTGCCAG ATGTTCGTGGTGGCCGAGGCCACGGCCGCCGGCCCCTGCCACTTGCACGAGTTCACCATCTCGGGCACCACGTACGCCCCTGAGGGCGAAGT GCGGCAGGGGGAGCGGCCGGTGCGCTGTGGGCAGTTCGACGGGCTGGTGGAGCTGGCAACCATCTGTGCCCTGTGCAACGACTCGGCGTTGGACTACAACGAG GCCAAGGGCGTATATGAGAAGGTGGGAGAGGCCACAGAGACGGCTCTGACGTGCCTGGTGGAGAAGATGAACGTATTTGACACCGACCTGCAGGCCCTGTCCCGGGTGGAGCGAGCTGGCGCCTGCAATGCA GTCATCAAGCAGCTCATGCGGAAGGAGTTCACTCTCGAGTTCTCCCGGGACCGGAAGTCCATGTCAGTGTACTGCACGCCCACCCGCCCcaccccagcagcccagggcagcAAGATGTTTGTGAAG GGGGCTCCAGAGAGTGTGATCGAGCGCTGCAGCTCAGTCCGCGTGGGGAGCCGCACAGTGCCCCTGAACACCACCTCCAGGGAGCAGATCCTGGCAAAGATCCGGGACTGGGGGTCAGGTTCAGACACACTGCGCTGCCTGGCCCTGGCCACCCGGGACACGCCCCCAAGGAAGGAGGACATGCAGCTGGATGACTGCAGCAAGTTCGTGCAGTACGAG ACGGACCTGACCTTCGTGGGCTGCGTGGGCATGCTGGACCCGCCACGGCCTGAGGTGGCTGCTTGTATTGTCCGCTGCCGCCAGGCGGGCATCCGTGTGGTCATGATCACAGGGGACAACAAAGGCACGGCTGTGGCCATCTGCCGCCGGCTTGGCATCTTCAGGGATATGGAGGACGTGGCGGGCAAGGCCTACACAGGCCGCGAATTCGATGACCTCAGCCCCGAGCAGCAGCGCCATGCCTGCCGGGTGGCCTGCTGCTTCGCCCGCGTGGAGCCTGCACACAAGTCCCGCATCGTGGAGAACCTGCAGTCCTTTAATGAGGTCACCGCCATG ACGGGTGACGGGGTGAATGATGCACCAGCTCTGAAGAAAGCAGAGATCGGCATTGCCATGGGCTCTGGCACAGCTGTGGCCAAGTCGGCAGCAGAGATGGTGCTGTCGGATGACAACTTTGCCTCCATCGTGGCTGCAGTGGAGGAGGGCCGGGCCATCTACAGCAACATGAAGCAATTCATCCGCTACCTCATCTCCTCCAACGTTGGAGAGGTCGTCTG CATCTTCCTCACGGCAATTCTGGGCCTGCCCGAAGCCCTGATCCCCGTGCAGCTGCTCTGGGTAAACCTGGTGACAGATGGCCTACCTGCCACAGCCCTGGGCTTCAACCCACCAGACCTGGACATCATGGAGAAGCAGCCCCGGAACCCCCGCGAGGCCCTCATCAGTGGATGGCTCTTCTTCCGCTATCTGGCCATTGGAG TGTACGTAGGCCTGGCCACAGTGGCTGCTGCCACCTGGTGGTTCCTGTATGATGCGGAAGGACCTCGCGTCACCTTCTACCAGCTG AGGAACTTCCTGAAGTGCTCCCCGGAAAACCCGCTCTTTGCCGGCATTGACTGTGAGGTCTTCGAGTCCCGTTTCCCCACGACCATGGCCTTGTCAGTGCTGGTGACCATTGAGATGTGCAACGCCCTCAACAG CGTCTCCGAGAACCAGTCGCTGCTGCGGATGCCGCCCTGGCTGAACCCCTGGCTGCTGGCGGCCGTGGCCATGTCCATGGCCCTGCACTTCCTCATCCTGCTTGTGCCACCCTTGCCT CTCATTTTCCAGGTGACCCCACTGAGCGGGCGCCAGTGGGTGGTGGTGCTCCAGATATCTCTGCCCGTCATCCTGCTTGACGAGGCCCTCAAGTACCTGTCCCGAAAGCACACAGATGGTGAGTGTGAGGCCCAGACCCTCACCCTGCCCGCCTCGGCCCCCAGGCTGCGTGGACACCGAG ACCCTGTGTTCCGCGTTGCTTGCTGGACAGCGGATGGAGAGGGCCCCAAGCAGGATGGGGACAG AAAAGGACCGGAAGTGAGTGCCTGGAGCAGAGTAGAATCTCCAATGTGTACCTCAGACTGA
- the ATP2A3 gene encoding sarcoplasmic/endoplasmic reticulum calcium ATPase 3 isoform X4, giving the protein MEEAHLLPAADVLRRFSVTAEDGLSPAQVTRARERYGPNELPTEEGKSLWELVLEQFEDLLVRILLLAALVSFVLAWFEEGEETTTAFVEPLVIVLILAANAIVGVWQERNAESAIEALKEYEPEMGKVIRLDRRGVQRIRARDIVPGDIVEVAVGDKVPADLRLIEIKSTTLRVDQSILTGESVSVSKHTDAIPDPRAVNQDKKNMLFSGTNVASGKAVGVAVATGLHTELGKIRSQMVAVEPERTPLQRKLDEFGRQLSRTISMICVAVWVINIGHFADPAHGGSWLRGAVYYFKIAVALAVAAIPEGLPAVITTCLALGTRRMARKNAIVRSLPSVETLGCTSVICSDKTGTLTTNQMSVCQMFVVAEATAAGPCHLHEFTISGTTYAPEGEVRQGERPVRCGQFDGLVELATICALCNDSALDYNEAKGVYEKVGEATETALTCLVEKMNVFDTDLQALSRVERAGACNAVIKQLMRKEFTLEFSRDRKSMSVYCTPTRPTPAAQGSKMFVKGAPESVIERCSSVRVGSRTVPLNTTSREQILAKIRDWGSGSDTLRCLALATRDTPPRKEDMQLDDCSKFVQYETDLTFVGCVGMLDPPRPEVAACIVRCRQAGIRVVMITGDNKGTAVAICRRLGIFRDMEDVAGKAYTGREFDDLSPEQQRHACRVACCFARVEPAHKSRIVENLQSFNEVTAMTGDGVNDAPALKKAEIGIAMGSGTAVAKSAAEMVLSDDNFASIVAAVEEGRAIYSNMKQFIRYLISSNVGEVVCIFLTAILGLPEALIPVQLLWVNLVTDGLPATALGFNPPDLDIMEKQPRNPREALISGWLFFRYLAIGVYVGLATVAAATWWFLYDAEGPRVTFYQLRNFLKCSPENPLFAGIDCEVFESRFPTTMALSVLVTIEMCNALNSVSENQSLLRMPPWLNPWLLAAVAMSMALHFLILLVPPLPLIFQVTPLSGRQWVVVLQISLPVILLDEALKYLSRKHTDVRPAAPSLWARGLRLLPACSQDSLPGVEWAATSRSQTPDPPRRKGPEVSAWSRVESPMCTSD; this is encoded by the exons ATGGAGGAGGCGCACCTGCTCCCGGCCGCCGACGTGCTGCGCCGCTTCTCGGTGACAGCCGAGGACGGCCTGAGCCCGGCGCAGGTGACCCGCGCGCGGGAGCGTTACGGCCCCAACG AGCTCCCGACCGAAGAAG GGAAGTCCTTGTGGGAGCTGGTGCTGGAGCAGTTTGAGGACCTCCTGGTGCGCATCCTGCTGCTGGCTGCACTGGTGTCCTTC GTCTTAGCCTGGTTCGAGGAGGGTGAAGAGACCACGACAGCCTTCGTGGAGCCCTTGGTCATCGTGCTGATCCTCGCGGCCAATGCAATCGTGGGCGTGTGGCAG GAACGCAATGCCGAGAGTGCCATCGAGGCCCTGAAGGAGTACGAGCCCGAGATGGGCAAGGTGATCCGCTTGGACCGCAGGGGCGTGCAGAGGATCCGCGCCCGGGACATCGTCCCTGGAGACATCGTGGAAGTGGCAG TGGGGGACAAAGTGCCTGCCGACCTCCGCCTCATCGAGATCAAGTCCACCACGCTGAGAGTCGACCAGTCTATCCTGACGG GTGAATCTGTGTCCGTGTCCAAGCACACAGATGCCATCCCAGACCCCAGAGCCGTGAATCAGGACAAGAAGAACATGCTGTTCTCC GGCACCAACGTGGCATCGGGCAAGGCAGTGGGTGTGGCAGTGGCCACGGGCCTGCACACAGAGCTGGGCAAGATCCGGAGCCAGATGGTGGCAGTAGAGCCAGAGCGGACGCCGCTGCAGCGAAAGCTGGACGAGTTTGGGCGGCAGCTGTCCCGCACCATCTCCATGATCTGTGTGGCCGTGTGGGTCATCAACATTGGCCACTTCGCCGACCCGGCCCACGGCGGCTCCTGGCTCCGCGGCGCTGTCTACTACTTCAAGATCGCCGTGGCCCTGGCCGTGGCTGCCATCCCCGAGGGCCTCCCAGCTGTCATCACTACGTGCCTGGCACTGGGCACGCGGCGCATGGCGCGCAAGAACGCCATCGTGCGGAGCCTGCCCTCCGTGGAGACCCTGGGCTGCACCTCAGTCATCTGCTCTGACAAGACGGGCACGCTCACCACCAACCAGATGTCCGTCTGCCAG ATGTTCGTGGTGGCCGAGGCCACGGCCGCCGGCCCCTGCCACTTGCACGAGTTCACCATCTCGGGCACCACGTACGCCCCTGAGGGCGAAGT GCGGCAGGGGGAGCGGCCGGTGCGCTGTGGGCAGTTCGACGGGCTGGTGGAGCTGGCAACCATCTGTGCCCTGTGCAACGACTCGGCGTTGGACTACAACGAG GCCAAGGGCGTATATGAGAAGGTGGGAGAGGCCACAGAGACGGCTCTGACGTGCCTGGTGGAGAAGATGAACGTATTTGACACCGACCTGCAGGCCCTGTCCCGGGTGGAGCGAGCTGGCGCCTGCAATGCA GTCATCAAGCAGCTCATGCGGAAGGAGTTCACTCTCGAGTTCTCCCGGGACCGGAAGTCCATGTCAGTGTACTGCACGCCCACCCGCCCcaccccagcagcccagggcagcAAGATGTTTGTGAAG GGGGCTCCAGAGAGTGTGATCGAGCGCTGCAGCTCAGTCCGCGTGGGGAGCCGCACAGTGCCCCTGAACACCACCTCCAGGGAGCAGATCCTGGCAAAGATCCGGGACTGGGGGTCAGGTTCAGACACACTGCGCTGCCTGGCCCTGGCCACCCGGGACACGCCCCCAAGGAAGGAGGACATGCAGCTGGATGACTGCAGCAAGTTCGTGCAGTACGAG ACGGACCTGACCTTCGTGGGCTGCGTGGGCATGCTGGACCCGCCACGGCCTGAGGTGGCTGCTTGTATTGTCCGCTGCCGCCAGGCGGGCATCCGTGTGGTCATGATCACAGGGGACAACAAAGGCACGGCTGTGGCCATCTGCCGCCGGCTTGGCATCTTCAGGGATATGGAGGACGTGGCGGGCAAGGCCTACACAGGCCGCGAATTCGATGACCTCAGCCCCGAGCAGCAGCGCCATGCCTGCCGGGTGGCCTGCTGCTTCGCCCGCGTGGAGCCTGCACACAAGTCCCGCATCGTGGAGAACCTGCAGTCCTTTAATGAGGTCACCGCCATG ACGGGTGACGGGGTGAATGATGCACCAGCTCTGAAGAAAGCAGAGATCGGCATTGCCATGGGCTCTGGCACAGCTGTGGCCAAGTCGGCAGCAGAGATGGTGCTGTCGGATGACAACTTTGCCTCCATCGTGGCTGCAGTGGAGGAGGGCCGGGCCATCTACAGCAACATGAAGCAATTCATCCGCTACCTCATCTCCTCCAACGTTGGAGAGGTCGTCTG CATCTTCCTCACGGCAATTCTGGGCCTGCCCGAAGCCCTGATCCCCGTGCAGCTGCTCTGGGTAAACCTGGTGACAGATGGCCTACCTGCCACAGCCCTGGGCTTCAACCCACCAGACCTGGACATCATGGAGAAGCAGCCCCGGAACCCCCGCGAGGCCCTCATCAGTGGATGGCTCTTCTTCCGCTATCTGGCCATTGGAG TGTACGTAGGCCTGGCCACAGTGGCTGCTGCCACCTGGTGGTTCCTGTATGATGCGGAAGGACCTCGCGTCACCTTCTACCAGCTG AGGAACTTCCTGAAGTGCTCCCCGGAAAACCCGCTCTTTGCCGGCATTGACTGTGAGGTCTTCGAGTCCCGTTTCCCCACGACCATGGCCTTGTCAGTGCTGGTGACCATTGAGATGTGCAACGCCCTCAACAG CGTCTCCGAGAACCAGTCGCTGCTGCGGATGCCGCCCTGGCTGAACCCCTGGCTGCTGGCGGCCGTGGCCATGTCCATGGCCCTGCACTTCCTCATCCTGCTTGTGCCACCCTTGCCT CTCATTTTCCAGGTGACCCCACTGAGCGGGCGCCAGTGGGTGGTGGTGCTCCAGATATCTCTGCCCGTCATCCTGCTTGACGAGGCCCTCAAGTACCTGTCCCGAAAGCACACAGATG TCAGGCCTGCAGCTCCCTCACTCTGGGCCCGTGGCCTCCGACTCCTCCCAGCCTGCTCTCAGGACAGTCTGCCAGGCGTGGAGTGGGCAGCCACCAGCCGCTCCCAAACCCCGGACCCCCCCAG AAGAAAAGGACCGGAAGTGAGTGCCTGGAGCAGAGTAGAATCTCCAATGTGTACCTCAGACTGA